In the genome of Nitrospira sp., the window TCGAGACAGTTGCGTCTTCTGCTGCACCCTGTACTTGGTCCAGGCGTCGTCCGAGTACAGGAGTTGGCGGAATCCGCCGAGCGCAATTGCGGCTTGACCGGGGTCCTCGCCGGTGCCGAACGTATCCGGCCCTCGCCCGTTCAGGACCCCTGCCGTGCCGACGAGCACCTGAGGCAGAAGACCGGATCGTGCCTGGCCCACCTGGCCGATTCCCGCCGCGACCTTGCGGCTCGCCGCGACCAGATCCAGGTTCGCGTCCGCAGATTCACGAACCGCGTCGAAGAGCGACAGACGGCGTGAGGTGTCGGCTGCATCCTCGTTCACCAACTCTGCCTCACTCAGCACTTGGTAGCTCGGCCATTTGTCGATCGCACGAACCGTCGCCATGTTGATCGTGAGCTGCTCGCCCCGGACAAAAGCCACTTCGATCCGTCCTGCGTCGGTTCCTGCAAGAATACGCTGCACATTCGCCGCGATCGTTCGCGCGAATCGCCCCAGGTCCAATTCAGGCGACAGAGCGACAGCGATCCCTCGTTGCACGTCCCGCTCTCCGACCGCCGAAAAGGTGGGCAGTTTTCGGCGGTTGAGGGCTGCAACCAAGCGATCAAACTCACCGGCAGGTAGACGCGGCAGAGGCGAGAGATAGACGGCCTCTGTGTCGTGAGGGATTGAGGCAACGACCGTTTCGGCAGAGGTCTCGACCGGAATCACGGTAAGATTCAGGCCGGACGTCTCCGCGATCCTTCGCGCGTGGTCCTTAGATGGAAGAGCCTCCAATACAACCCGATCCGCCAAGAGGGTTAACCGAGTAAACGGAAAGACGTCTTTGAAGACCTCGAGATTGCGCTCGAAGCCCTTGCCGGTAACGAGATAGCTGAGGTTTTTCATCCCGCTCGTGCCCTTCTTGAACGGCAGCTCCTGCAAGTGCGGATCGAGGATCAACGGCGCGATCACAGGCTTGGGTAGTCGGCTTCTTTGACCGACCTCCTGCGATGCGAGAATCCCGAGTGCGATGACGAGGCCGACACGGGGCTGTGCCAGCACACGATCGATCGCCTGTTTCACCCCTTGTACCGACCATCCTCCCTCAAGCTGCAAATCATCGGGAAACCGCACGTCGAATTCCCCGCTGACGAGTGCACGAATTTCCTTCTGAATGAGATCACGGGGATCGGGGACAAATTCCGAGGGTCCGTCGCGCACGATCCCCACCTGGACGACCGGCAACGACTTGGCCTCCACGTTATAGCTCCAGGACAGAAGGAAGATGACGCCGATGATGTACAAGAACGTTTTGGTACGCATAAGCCATCACTCCCCGACAGGATTACGTCTCTGTGGCGATGCAATTCGTAAGTGTTACTTGCTCCTTCCAGGATATGTCAAGGCTAGACGTCACGGGGCTAGGCCTTCACGCAAACGTGATGAGCGGCTTCAACATGCCGTCTGCCTTCGTCCTCATCAGCTCAAAGGCCTTCTCCACATCGTTGCGAAATGTGCAGGGCATCGGCTTCAGCGATCCTGCACAGTTCCTCTCGAGGGTGACGGCGACGCCGAGCCGGTCCTGGCGGAAGGAGATGTCGCGAATCACGCCCTTTTTGTACGACTCCCAGATGTGGCGCACCTCATCGTGCAGGTAAGGCTGCTGTTTTTCCAGCGTCGCACCGGGTCGGGACGGTCGAGGCAAAGAATCTTCATGAGCGTTCCTTTCGTGCAAGCCTGTCCCTTTTACTGTCCATGTTTTGAACTACGGCCGCAGCAGCGCCTTGATCGCGCGGCGCTCGTCCATCGCCCGATAGCCTTCAGCCACCTGATCGAGCGGAAGAGTCAGATCGAACACCTTGCCTGGATTGATTTTCCTGTTCAGCACCAAGTCGATCAGCTTGGGCAGGTAGCGGCGCACCGGCGCAGGGCCACCGTGAAGGTGGACTTCCGCAAAAAAGATTTCCTGGCCGGGCAACTCCACGCCGTGGGAAACGCCCACGAAGCCGACGTGCCCGCCGGGTCGCGTGCAGCGAATCGCCTGCATCATGGACTCCTGGCTTCCGACGGCCTCGACCACCGAGTGCGCACCCAACCCACCAGTCAGTTCCTTGATCCTGGCCACGCCTTCGTCGCCACGCTCGGTGACGATGTCGGTGGCTCCGAACTCACGCGCGAGCTTTTGCCGCTCCGGGTGCCGGCTCATCGCGATGATGCGCTCCGCACCCATTTGTCTTGCGGCGAGCACGGCGCAAAGGCCGACCGCACCGTCGCCGACGACGGCGACCGTCTTGCCGGGCGCCACTTCTGCGGCATCCGCGCCAAACCACCCTGTCCCGAGGACGTCGGAAGCGGCGAGCAGACTTGGGACTTCGTGGGCGGAGGGTTGATCCCGCGTGGCGACCAGTGTGCCATCGGCGAGTGGTACGCGGAGATACGGGGCTTGTGCACCGCCGGCGCCCACGTACTGCGCGTGCGTACAGCGGCTTTGATAACCCGCGTGGCAGATCGCGCAGGTATTATCCGAGGCGAAGAAGGACCCCACCACGAACTGACCACGCTTGACGGCTTTTACTGCACTGCCGACTTCTTCGACGATCCCGCAATACTCGTGGCCCATTGGAGTGGGTTCATTGGGTGCATCTATCCCCCGATACGGCCACAGGTCCGACCCGCACACACAGGTGAGCGAGATGCGGATAATGGCATCTGTCGGCTCGATGATCTTTGGCGCGTCGCGCTCCTCGAAGCGCACATCGCGCGGGCCGTAGAGAACTGCTCCTCGCATGGTGTACCTCCTCGTCTAAATGGTGTCCGCCGCGATTCGTGGCGGGTGTACGTCCTGCTTCTCGCGTCGAGGGCGGCCCACTTTCGGCAGAGGTCCGTCTACCGAGCCGCCGAGAATGCCCAATCCGGCTCCTTCCCTTCATTCTGGAAGGATGGCGGTCACGCGGATCTCGACCCGCATCTTTGGGTCTCCAAGGGCAGCGACTCCCAGGCAAGTCCAAACGGGAGCGTGATCGGGCATGTAATAACGGAACCGCTCCGTCATGGTCTGGTTGATTTCCTCTTGGTGGCCATCGAATCCCACGTGATAGGAGTTCACATGGATGACGTGCTCCCAGCGCGCGCCGGCGAGAGCCAGGGTCCGTTCGACGTTGCGGAACGCCTGGGCGATCTCATCCGTGATCGACTCGGGGAACTGCCAGTCGTCGTTCCAGCCGCCCTGGCCCGAGATCTCTATCCGGTTGCCGATCTTGACCGCCTGGGAATAGTGAAACAGTTTGAGGTTGCGGTCACCGTAACCGGGGGTGACGAAGAATTCAGGTTTGTTCATGGCGTTCGCTCCCTGTGCGGGTTGTAAGTTCAGCAGGTTTGCAGCACCGACACTCGCTACAGCAGTCGCTGCGGAAATAATAAAGTCACGTCGTGAGTGACCTACGGGTCTTGATTGTCAGTCTCTAGCTTCGTCGTTGGTTGCTTTCATTGTTTTCTCCCTACGCAGCCCCGACGGTTCAGAAACGTGCGGCGGTGATGCATAGCCATGGGTGAGACCAGTTCTTGTTGCTCCGCCGGATAGCGGTCGCCCACGATCTCAATCTTCGAAACGGAACCCTTTACCGGTTGATCATTGTCTGCGCCGCTTCAGAATACCGCGCCCCCTGAATTGTAATGTGGGAAGCAGCAGTCTCAATCTCTCCAAGGTCTTCATCCGTGAGAGTGACGGTCGCAGCCGCGACGTTCTCTTCCAGCCGGTGCAGTTTGGTCGTGCCGGGGATGGGAACGATCCACATCTTCTGCGCGAGCAGCCACGCGAGCGCCACTTGGGCGGGCGTCGTCCTCTTCCGCTCGGCAATGCGGCCGAGCAGCTCGACCAGCGCCTGGTTCGCCTTGCGGTTCTCGACCGAGAAGCGGGGAACGGTGTTGCGGAAGTCCGCGGCGTCGAACGTGGTATTCTCGTTGATCTTTCCGGTGAGATAACCCTTCCCGAGCGGGCTGAACGGCACGAACCCGATGCCGAGTTCCTCCAGCACGGGGACGATCTGCTCCTCGGGCTCCCGCCAGAACAGAGAATACTCGCTCTGGAGGGCGGTGACCGGCTGGACGGCGTGGGCGCGGCGAATCGTGTTCACGCCCGCCTCGGACAGGCCGAAGTGTTTGACTTTGCCCTCTTGGATCAGCTCCTTCACGGCGCCGGCCACATCTTCGATCGGCACATTCGGATCGACGCGATGCTGGTAGAACAGGTCGATGCGGTCGGTGCGCAGCCGTTTGAGCGACCCCTCGACGACCTGCTTGATGTGATCAGGCCGGCTGTTCAGTCCCGCTTGCTTGCCGTTCTCGATGTGGAACCCGAACTTGGTGGCGATCACCACGCGATCACGAAGCGGTTGTAGCGCTTCGCCGACGAGGTCTTCGTTGGTATACGGGCCATACACCTCGGCGGTGTCGAAGAAGGTCACGCCGCGATCCACCGCGGCGCGGATCAGCTTGATTCCTTCCTGCTTGTCCTTCGGCCGGCCATACCCGAAGCTCATGCCCATGCAGCCGAGCCCAAGGGCCGACACTTCCAAGTTGCTCTTTCCGAGTTTTCGTTTTTGCATAACTTCTCCTCCGAGGCGTTATCGTTCAGCCTCGCACTGATCAAAGGGCAATTCGCTGCCTTTCATACCGACCCACTCGGCCTATTACTCGGATTTGAGAGAAGCCATGTCGATCGAGAAGCGGTACTTCACATCGGACTTCAGCAGTCTGTCGTAGGCTTCGTTGACCTTCTGGATCGGGATGACCTCGACATCGGCGGTGATGTTGTGCTCCCCACAAAAATTGAGCATCTCCTGGGTCTCGGGGATACCACCGATGTTCGACCCGGACACACTGCGGCGCCCGAAGATCAACGCGAACGACGACAGCGCGAGGGGCTGAGACGGCGCTCCGACAAGGGTCAGGTTCCCGTCGAGGCGGAGGAGATGAAGATATTGGTTGATGTCGTGATCGACGGGGACCGTGTCGAGAATGAAGTCGAAGCTGCCGGTGTGCTTTTTCATCTCGTTCGCATCACGGGATACGACGACCTCATGGGCACCGAGGCGCAGCGCATCCTCTGCCTTACTGGGCGAGGTGGTGAAAACCACCACGTGGGCCCCGAACACCCGAGCGAACTTCACCCCCATATGGCCTAAGCCACCGGGGCCGACGATGCCGACCTTCTTGCCCTTGGTGACGCCATGGTGGCGCAGAGGTGAGTAGGTGGTGATCCCAGCGCACAGCAGAGGCGCGGCGGCGGCGCCGTTGAGGTTGGTGGGAACTCGCAGGACGAAGCGCTCGTCGACGACGATGCTGTCGGAGTACCCGCCGTAGGTGACCGGGGCGGTCTTGTGCTTGTCCGGTGAGCCGAACGTGAGGGTCTGGTTCGGGCAGAAGTTCTCAAGCCCGGCTGTACAGTTCGGGCAAGTCCCGTCCGAGTCCACCAGACAGCCGACCGCAGCGAGGTCGCCGGGCTTGTA includes:
- a CDS encoding ABC transporter substrate binding protein, with amino-acid sequence MRTKTFLYIIGVIFLLSWSYNVEAKSLPVVQVGIVRDGPSEFVPDPRDLIQKEIRALVSGEFDVRFPDDLQLEGGWSVQGVKQAIDRVLAQPRVGLVIALGILASQEVGQRSRLPKPVIAPLILDPHLQELPFKKGTSGMKNLSYLVTGKGFERNLEVFKDVFPFTRLTLLADRVVLEALPSKDHARRIAETSGLNLTVIPVETSAETVVASIPHDTEAVYLSPLPRLPAGEFDRLVAALNRRKLPTFSAVGERDVQRGIAVALSPELDLGRFARTIAANVQRILAGTDAGRIEVAFVRGEQLTINMATVRAIDKWPSYQVLSEAELVNEDAADTSRRLSLFDAVRESADANLDLVAASRKVAAGIGQVGQARSGLLPQVLVGTAGVLNGRGPDTFGTGEDPGQAAIALGGFRQLLYSDDAWTKYRVQQKTQLSREEEWNQLRLDIGKDAAIAYLTVLRTKTARRIQKDNLKLTRSNLDLAAARESVGYALRDEVFRWETEVANGQKAVVSVDAQERQAEVDLNRMLNRPLEEKFQTVEQTLEDPGLLGDTRQLFAYVENPRGFQIFRDFEVEEGIKAAPELRRLDALIAAQERTVTNAQRAFWLPEVAIQGAGFQQYAQGGGGAGSLTIPMGPVGFAQTQNNFYVASIGLTFPLFQGGNKNATSLKAREELNQLRFEHSSVAQQVEERIRTSLYQTGASFPSIRLSQKAAESARKTLDLVVDQYSRGAVDIIKLLNSQHAALIANQAAANAVYEFLIDLAKVQRAVGQMSFFQSSEGRAAWLERLKTHFVNAGVSPVLRDEPRK
- a CDS encoding zinc-dependent alcohol dehydrogenase family protein; this encodes MRGAVLYGPRDVRFEERDAPKIIEPTDAIIRISLTCVCGSDLWPYRGIDAPNEPTPMGHEYCGIVEEVGSAVKAVKRGQFVVGSFFASDNTCAICHAGYQSRCTHAQYVGAGGAQAPYLRVPLADGTLVATRDQPSAHEVPSLLAASDVLGTGWFGADAAEVAPGKTVAVVGDGAVGLCAVLAARQMGAERIIAMSRHPERQKLAREFGATDIVTERGDEGVARIKELTGGLGAHSVVEAVGSQESMMQAIRCTRPGGHVGFVGVSHGVELPGQEIFFAEVHLHGGPAPVRRYLPKLIDLVLNRKINPGKVFDLTLPLDQVAEGYRAMDERRAIKALLRP
- a CDS encoding RidA family protein is translated as MNKPEFFVTPGYGDRNLKLFHYSQAVKIGNRIEISGQGGWNDDWQFPESITDEIAQAFRNVERTLALAGARWEHVIHVNSYHVGFDGHQEEINQTMTERFRYYMPDHAPVWTCLGVAALGDPKMRVEIRVTAILPE
- a CDS encoding aldo/keto reductase; the encoded protein is MQKRKLGKSNLEVSALGLGCMGMSFGYGRPKDKQEGIKLIRAAVDRGVTFFDTAEVYGPYTNEDLVGEALQPLRDRVVIATKFGFHIENGKQAGLNSRPDHIKQVVEGSLKRLRTDRIDLFYQHRVDPNVPIEDVAGAVKELIQEGKVKHFGLSEAGVNTIRRAHAVQPVTALQSEYSLFWREPEEQIVPVLEELGIGFVPFSPLGKGYLTGKINENTTFDAADFRNTVPRFSVENRKANQALVELLGRIAERKRTTPAQVALAWLLAQKMWIVPIPGTTKLHRLEENVAAATVTLTDEDLGEIETAASHITIQGARYSEAAQTMINR
- a CDS encoding NAD(P)-dependent alcohol dehydrogenase; this encodes MYKTKAYSAASKSSPLVSATIARRDPTERDVQIEILYCGICHSDLHSVRNDWSSVMSTTYPIVPGHEIVGRVTKVGSAVTKYKPGDLAAVGCLVDSDGTCPNCTAGLENFCPNQTLTFGSPDKHKTAPVTYGGYSDSIVVDERFVLRVPTNLNGAAAAPLLCAGITTYSPLRHHGVTKGKKVGIVGPGGLGHMGVKFARVFGAHVVVFTTSPSKAEDALRLGAHEVVVSRDANEMKKHTGSFDFILDTVPVDHDINQYLHLLRLDGNLTLVGAPSQPLALSSFALIFGRRSVSGSNIGGIPETQEMLNFCGEHNITADVEVIPIQKVNEAYDRLLKSDVKYRFSIDMASLKSE